Proteins from a genomic interval of Croceicoccus naphthovorans:
- the bioB gene encoding biotin synthase BioB, giving the protein MTVTEASAPPRNDWTREEIAALFDLPFTELVFRAAEVHRANHPANEVQMSTLLSIKTGGCPEDCGYCSQSASADSGVKATKLMDVRAVLQAAAQAADQGSTRFCMGAAWRNPKERDMPAIVEMIKGVREMGMETCMTLGMLTKDQSDTLAEAGLDYYNHNIDTSPENYDNIISTRSFEDRLNTLDNVRTAGINVCSGGIVGMGETRADRVGFIHTLATLPEHPGSVPVNALVPVKGTPLGDMLADTPLAKIDDIEFVRTIAVARIVMPASMVRLSAGRESMSEGTQAMCFLAGANSIFTGDKLLTAPNAGDDSDAAMFERLGIKAMPAAEAKACAVRETA; this is encoded by the coding sequence ATGACCGTGACCGAAGCCAGCGCCCCCCCGCGCAACGACTGGACCCGCGAAGAAATCGCGGCCCTGTTCGACCTGCCGTTCACCGAACTGGTCTTTCGCGCCGCCGAAGTGCACCGCGCCAATCACCCGGCGAACGAAGTGCAGATGTCGACCCTGCTTTCGATCAAGACCGGCGGTTGCCCCGAAGACTGCGGCTATTGCTCTCAATCGGCAAGCGCCGACAGCGGCGTAAAGGCGACGAAGCTGATGGACGTGCGCGCCGTGCTGCAGGCTGCGGCTCAGGCGGCAGATCAGGGCAGCACCCGGTTCTGCATGGGCGCGGCATGGCGCAACCCGAAAGAGCGCGACATGCCCGCCATCGTCGAGATGATCAAAGGCGTGCGCGAGATGGGCATGGAAACCTGCATGACGCTGGGCATGCTGACCAAGGACCAGTCCGACACGCTGGCCGAGGCGGGCCTCGATTACTACAACCACAACATCGACACCTCGCCCGAAAACTACGACAACATCATCAGCACGCGCAGCTTCGAGGATCGGCTGAACACGCTGGACAACGTGCGCACCGCGGGCATCAACGTCTGTTCGGGCGGCATCGTCGGCATGGGCGAAACGCGGGCGGATCGCGTCGGCTTCATCCACACGCTGGCCACCCTGCCCGAACATCCCGGTTCGGTGCCGGTCAACGCGCTGGTGCCGGTAAAGGGCACGCCGCTTGGCGACATGCTGGCCGATACGCCGCTAGCCAAGATCGACGACATCGAATTCGTCCGCACCATCGCGGTCGCCCGCATCGTCATGCCCGCCAGCATGGTGCGCCTGTCGGCGGGGCGCGAATCGATGAGCGAGGGGACGCAGGCGATGTGCTTCCTTGCGGGCGCGAACTCGATCTTCACCGGCGACAAGCTGCTCACCGCACCCAACGCGGGCGACGACAGCGATGCGGCGATGTTCGAACGGCTTGGCATCAAGGCGATGCCCGCTGCCGAGGCGAAAGCCTGCGCGGTGCGCGAAACCGCCTAA
- a CDS encoding methyltransferase domain-containing protein, giving the protein MSMVERGRIGAAFGQARDYDRHARVQRKVAEALADRIAALTLPQRPRILEIGCGTGFLTQAMMDRGIDGDWLITDIAPAMVERCRERLGEGPDRRFAVLDGEYDIPADGGFDLICSSLAMQWFDHHAEGLSRMLDALAQGGHCLFATLGQGTFAEWQAAHEAEGLPVGTRQFPPVAELGAALPDRQAGPVEIEHHVEHHASAIDFLRALKAIGARTPSTGHAPLSAAQMRRVMAHFDASGPAVTYEVVFGHYQRPE; this is encoded by the coding sequence ATGAGCATGGTCGAACGCGGCCGGATCGGCGCGGCCTTCGGGCAGGCGCGCGATTACGATCGACATGCCCGCGTGCAAAGGAAAGTGGCGGAGGCGCTGGCCGACCGGATCGCGGCGCTGACCCTGCCGCAACGCCCGCGCATTCTGGAGATCGGATGCGGCACGGGTTTTCTGACGCAAGCGATGATGGACCGCGGGATTGATGGCGACTGGCTGATCACCGACATCGCCCCGGCAATGGTCGAACGCTGTCGCGAACGGCTGGGTGAGGGGCCGGACCGGCGTTTCGCGGTGCTGGATGGTGAGTACGATATTCCGGCGGACGGAGGTTTCGACCTGATCTGCTCCAGCCTTGCGATGCAGTGGTTCGATCACCACGCCGAAGGCCTGTCGCGTATGCTGGACGCGCTTGCGCAGGGCGGACATTGCCTGTTCGCCACCTTGGGGCAGGGTACGTTCGCCGAATGGCAAGCCGCGCACGAAGCGGAAGGCTTGCCGGTTGGCACCCGTCAGTTCCCGCCGGTTGCGGAGCTGGGGGCAGCGCTGCCCGACCGGCAGGCCGGACCCGTCGAGATTGAGCATCACGTCGAACACCACGCCAGCGCGATCGACTTCCTGCGCGCGCTGAAGGCAATCGGCGCGCGGACGCCCTCGACCGGGCACGCCCCGCTCAGCGCCGCGCAGATGCGGCGGGTGATGGCGCACTTCGATGCGTCCGGACCGGCGGTTACTTACGAGGTCGTGTTCGGCCATTATCAGAGGCCCGAATAG
- a CDS encoding sodium:solute symporter family transporter yields the protein MTTDKVFLDPTVGWILLALFSVLWVGLGIYWGRRNKSFEDHALAGRNIGLALGTATAAATWITSNTTMLAPQFALQLGVWGMLAYSTAAFGLILFAPMAKRIRELMPHGYTSGDFFRLRYGKLAWGIFLIFTLFYSLTWLVSMAMAGGILLEALAGIDYAWGMSVILGVCVIYTMRGGLAAVIGTDFIQSLIIIVGIVVVGFSVLQNVSVEQIHANLSATKPALLDVLFPAAIMAIFNNLLFGLGEVFHNNVWWSRAFAFRKGVAGKAFLIGGLVWLPIPVAAGFIALASGALGVAVPSADMVGPLVVAQVLGSVGAIGVFIIVFCSLASSIDSLLAATSDLVTEDIWRKLLKRGGDSPSLKRTAQMVTLGLGVLTWLVCLPRIGTLATVLFFAGPLVGAMIWPIVTGLYWRSANALSAVGAMVLGAGVGLICYFAIAWYVATLIATAVSMVWVLVVCALSSSRFDWTRLKETA from the coding sequence ATGACGACCGACAAGGTTTTTCTCGATCCCACCGTGGGCTGGATTCTGCTCGCGCTGTTCAGTGTGCTTTGGGTTGGTCTGGGCATCTATTGGGGCCGCCGGAACAAGAGTTTCGAGGATCACGCGCTGGCCGGTCGCAACATCGGCCTCGCGCTGGGTACCGCGACGGCGGCGGCGACGTGGATTACGTCGAACACGACGATGCTGGCCCCGCAGTTCGCGCTGCAACTGGGCGTCTGGGGCATGCTTGCCTATTCGACGGCCGCTTTCGGCCTGATCCTGTTTGCGCCGATGGCCAAACGTATCCGTGAACTAATGCCCCACGGTTATACCAGCGGCGACTTTTTCCGGCTGCGCTATGGCAAGCTGGCGTGGGGCATCTTCCTTATCTTCACGCTGTTCTATTCGCTGACATGGCTGGTCAGCATGGCAATGGCGGGCGGCATCCTGCTGGAGGCGCTGGCGGGCATCGATTACGCCTGGGGGATGAGCGTCATCCTTGGCGTTTGCGTCATCTACACGATGCGCGGCGGGCTGGCGGCGGTGATCGGCACCGACTTTATCCAATCGCTGATCATCATCGTCGGCATCGTGGTCGTGGGCTTTTCGGTCCTGCAAAACGTGTCGGTGGAGCAGATTCACGCGAACCTTTCGGCGACCAAGCCCGCGCTGCTCGACGTGCTGTTCCCCGCCGCGATCATGGCGATTTTCAATAACCTGCTGTTCGGGCTGGGCGAGGTGTTTCACAACAACGTGTGGTGGAGCCGCGCCTTCGCCTTCCGCAAGGGCGTGGCGGGCAAGGCGTTCCTGATAGGCGGGCTTGTCTGGCTGCCGATCCCGGTTGCCGCCGGATTCATCGCGCTGGCATCGGGCGCATTGGGCGTTGCGGTGCCCAGCGCCGACATGGTGGGACCGCTGGTCGTGGCGCAAGTGCTGGGCAGCGTTGGCGCGATCGGCGTGTTCATCATCGTGTTCTGCTCGCTCGCCTCCAGCATCGACAGCTTGCTGGCCGCAACGTCCGACCTTGTCACCGAAGACATCTGGCGCAAACTGCTGAAGCGGGGCGGTGACAGCCCCAGCCTGAAACGCACGGCCCAGATGGTCACGCTGGGCCTTGGCGTGCTGACGTGGCTGGTATGTCTGCCGCGTATCGGCACGCTGGCGACGGTGCTGTTCTTCGCCGGGCCGCTGGTGGGCGCGATGATCTGGCCTATCGTAACTGGCCTCTACTGGCGGAGCGCCAATGCCCTGTCTGCGGTGGGTGCCATGGTTCTGGGTGCAGGCGTCGGCCTTATCTGTTACTTTGCCATCGCATGGTACGTCGCGACGCTGATCGCGACGGCGGTGTCGATGGTCTGGGTGTTGGTTGTCTGTGCCCTAAGCTCTAGCCGGTTCGACTGGACCCGGCTGAAGGAGACCGCATGA
- a CDS encoding flotillin family protein, giving the protein MAGTGLVVLLIIAFMITRLYRRATKQVGFVRTGWGGEKVVMNGGAMVLPVLHETMPVNMNTVRLAVERKNQDALITLDRLRIDVKAEFYVRVRPDANAIAMAAQTLGERTMHPEALKDLVEGKFVDALRSVAAGMTMNELHEQRADFVQKVQQVSSNDLAMNGLELESVSLTGLDQTSIEHFNANNAFDAEGLTKLTEQIEARKKLRNDIEQDTRVQMETKNLEAAQRSFEIGRDQEYARLEQEREVEVRRAAQTAEIAREQAERNREADAARIEAKKQVDAQQIEADRLVEEARIDQQRALEIARQEQQIAVQNKSREESQAKAEADEARAKAVAAEEQVATSRETEVAERDKRIQLIEAAKIAERDAIRVKVEAEAERDAARNRAEAARLEAEGEAEAEKLRAEADRVRFEVEAAGQRAVNEAANILSMDQVSLQTKLALLKVLPELVRESAKPLEAIDSIKIVQVDGITGARGADGKPVAAGPGGGNLASDALTAALSYRAQAPVIDGLMKELGLDGGSLEGLARAGVTAAPVTPAKAEPTDDFEAEEPATETD; this is encoded by the coding sequence ATGGCTGGGACAGGGCTCGTCGTCCTGCTCATCATCGCCTTCATGATCACCCGGCTTTATCGTCGCGCAACCAAACAGGTGGGCTTTGTTCGCACGGGCTGGGGCGGCGAAAAAGTCGTTATGAACGGCGGCGCTATGGTCCTGCCGGTGCTGCACGAAACGATGCCGGTGAACATGAACACCGTGCGCCTTGCTGTAGAGCGGAAAAATCAGGACGCGCTGATCACGCTCGACCGGCTGCGCATCGACGTCAAGGCCGAATTCTACGTCCGCGTTCGCCCCGATGCCAACGCCATCGCGATGGCCGCGCAGACGCTGGGCGAACGGACGATGCATCCTGAGGCGCTGAAGGACCTTGTCGAGGGCAAATTCGTCGACGCGCTGCGTTCGGTCGCGGCGGGGATGACGATGAATGAGCTGCACGAACAGCGCGCGGACTTCGTGCAGAAGGTGCAACAGGTATCGTCGAACGACCTTGCGATGAACGGGCTGGAACTGGAATCGGTCTCGCTTACCGGTCTCGACCAGACCTCCATCGAGCATTTCAACGCAAACAACGCGTTTGACGCAGAGGGTCTGACTAAGCTGACCGAGCAGATCGAAGCGCGAAAGAAGCTGCGCAACGATATCGAGCAGGACACGCGCGTGCAGATGGAGACCAAGAACTTGGAAGCCGCACAGCGCTCGTTCGAGATCGGCCGCGATCAGGAGTACGCCCGGCTGGAGCAAGAGCGTGAGGTCGAGGTGCGCCGCGCCGCCCAGACCGCCGAAATCGCCCGCGAACAGGCCGAGCGCAACCGCGAAGCCGATGCCGCGCGGATCGAGGCTAAGAAGCAGGTCGATGCGCAGCAGATCGAGGCCGACCGCCTTGTCGAGGAAGCCCGCATCGATCAGCAGCGTGCGCTGGAAATCGCGCGTCAGGAACAGCAGATCGCGGTCCAGAACAAGAGCCGCGAGGAAAGCCAGGCCAAGGCCGAAGCCGACGAGGCCCGCGCCAAGGCCGTCGCCGCAGAGGAGCAGGTCGCGACCAGCCGCGAAACCGAGGTCGCAGAGCGTGACAAGCGCATCCAGCTGATCGAAGCGGCCAAGATCGCCGAACGCGATGCCATCCGCGTCAAGGTCGAGGCGGAGGCAGAGCGCGACGCCGCCCGCAACCGCGCCGAAGCCGCAAGGCTGGAAGCAGAGGGCGAGGCCGAGGCAGAAAAGCTGCGCGCCGAAGCCGACCGAGTGCGGTTCGAGGTGGAGGCCGCCGGTCAGCGTGCCGTGAACGAGGCGGCGAACATCCTGTCGATGGATCAGGTCTCGCTGCAAACGAAGCTGGCGCTGCTCAAGGTCCTGCCCGAACTCGTCCGCGAAAGTGCGAAGCCGCTGGAAGCCATCGATTCGATCAAGATCGTGCAGGTCGACGGCATCACCGGCGCGCGCGGAGCGGATGGCAAGCCTGTGGCCGCTGGACCGGGCGGTGGCAATCTGGCCAGCGATGCGCTGACCGCCGCGCTATCCTATCGCGCGCAGGCGCCGGTGATCGATGGGTTGATGAAGGAACTGGGCCTTGATGGCGGATCGCTGGAAGGTTTGGCCAGGGCGGGTGTAACCGCCGCACCGGTCACGCCTGCAAAGGCTGAGCCGACTGACGACTTCGAAGCGGAAGAGCCCGCAACCGAAACCGACTGA
- a CDS encoding aspartate/ornithine carbamoyltransferase family protein has translation MSILSAKQVDHSADPLRRDGRLGNCPDPQTMLDHSPKLDLTQLDRLHDQSILSAAQFDLPLMREIMKLAAYMQLRKFESGHALEDKILAAAFFEPSTRTRLSFESAMLHVGGKTLSVADAKTTGVAKGESMRDIGQMFNSYADVVVMRHTAQESVQDLCEYLRIPLINGGNGSDEHPTQALADWYALMKWRPEIAFGKLPEKFRLNIGIIGTPGNMRTVKSFLTLALLFHENINHITIFSEMADPLGDEIREMTNSSPITIDFSRNLEQSLEYLDVIYMNAIAFLGDGYRFLGDAFSLSNQSQLKPDTVILHPLARGPELSTDLDATQHNLYFNQADGAVWLRQALLIAIFGRVRHVVPREFIA, from the coding sequence GTGAGCATCCTTTCCGCGAAACAGGTCGATCATTCGGCCGATCCCCTGCGCCGCGATGGGCGGCTGGGCAATTGCCCCGATCCGCAGACGATGCTGGACCATTCGCCCAAGCTGGATTTGACGCAGCTGGATCGGCTGCACGATCAGTCGATCCTGTCCGCCGCACAGTTTGACCTCCCGCTGATGCGAGAGATCATGAAGCTGGCCGCTTATATGCAGCTGCGCAAGTTCGAGTCCGGGCACGCGCTGGAGGACAAGATCCTTGCCGCTGCGTTTTTCGAACCCAGCACGCGCACCCGCCTTTCGTTCGAAAGCGCGATGCTTCACGTCGGCGGCAAGACGCTGAGCGTGGCCGACGCCAAGACGACCGGCGTGGCCAAGGGCGAATCGATGCGCGACATCGGGCAGATGTTCAATTCCTATGCCGATGTCGTCGTCATGCGGCACACGGCGCAGGAATCGGTGCAGGACCTGTGCGAATACCTGCGCATACCGCTGATCAACGGCGGCAACGGTTCGGACGAACACCCGACGCAGGCGCTGGCCGACTGGTATGCGCTGATGAAGTGGCGGCCCGAGATCGCGTTCGGGAAATTGCCCGAGAAGTTCCGGTTGAACATCGGCATCATCGGCACGCCGGGCAACATGCGCACGGTGAAAAGCTTTCTGACGCTGGCCTTGCTGTTTCACGAAAACATCAATCACATCACGATTTTCTCGGAAATGGCCGACCCGCTTGGCGATGAGATCCGCGAAATGACGAACAGCAGCCCGATCACCATCGATTTCAGCCGAAATCTCGAACAGAGCCTCGAATATCTCGACGTGATCTACATGAACGCCATTGCGTTTCTGGGCGACGGATACCGGTTTCTGGGCGATGCGTTTTCGCTTTCGAATCAGAGCCAGTTGAAGCCGGACACCGTGATCCTGCATCCGCTGGCGCGCGGGCCAGAGCTTTCGACCGACCTCGATGCGACCCAGCACAACCTCTATTTCAATCAGGCCGATGGCGCGGTCTGGCTGCGCCAGGCGCTGCTGATCGCGATATTCGGCCGGGTGCGGCATGTCGTACCCAGAGAATTCATCGCCTGA
- the bioD gene encoding dethiobiotin synthase, whose translation MSAPRIVVTGTDTDIGKTVFAAALTGALRASYWKPVQAGTDGQGRTDQDRVAALSGATPDRLLPEVYSLATPASPHYAAEVDGLEIDPARLAVPDCDGPLVIEGAGGVLVPLTRRWLYADQFAEWALPVVLVARTALGTINHTLLSIEALQARNVPILGIAFVGEGNADSEGVIAEISGVKRLGCLPPVDPLNAETLAAAFAANFRVEDFAA comes from the coding sequence GTGAGTGCGCCCCGCATCGTCGTAACCGGCACCGATACCGATATCGGCAAGACCGTCTTCGCCGCTGCGCTGACCGGCGCGCTGCGTGCGTCGTACTGGAAGCCGGTGCAGGCCGGGACCGACGGGCAGGGACGGACCGATCAGGACCGGGTCGCAGCCCTGTCAGGCGCGACGCCAGACCGGCTTTTGCCCGAAGTCTATTCGCTGGCCACACCCGCATCGCCGCACTACGCGGCAGAGGTCGATGGACTTGAAATCGACCCTGCGCGCCTTGCGGTCCCGGATTGCGACGGTCCGCTGGTGATCGAGGGGGCGGGCGGCGTGCTCGTGCCGCTGACCCGGCGCTGGCTCTATGCCGACCAGTTCGCAGAGTGGGCCCTGCCTGTTGTACTGGTGGCACGCACCGCATTGGGCACGATCAATCACACGCTGCTGTCGATAGAAGCGCTGCAGGCGCGGAATGTGCCGATCCTTGGCATTGCATTCGTGGGTGAGGGCAATGCCGACAGCGAGGGCGTGATCGCCGAGATTTCGGGCGTAAAGCGGCTCGGCTGCCTGCCGCCGGTCGATCCGCTGAATGCCGAGACGCTGGCCGCCGCCTTCGCCGCCAATTTCCGCGTTGAGGACTTCGCCGCATGA
- a CDS encoding YqiJ family protein, with protein MDILAPHNTPFAVALAFLLLLLIVQLIGLGDFGPDFDGDVDVDGADGADLMGGLASLIGLDRLPLVAWLALFCASFGLLGLSIQQLLDGLIGAPLPALPATAMGVIAALPATGILARPLARIWPRDETTAVSIDELLGRRGTISIGTARRGSPARAQVTDRFGQSHNVMVEPHEDAIEFIEGDEVMLVRREDQVFFAIGGSEPFRLTH; from the coding sequence ATGGATATTCTTGCGCCACACAACACACCGTTCGCGGTGGCCTTGGCGTTTCTTCTGCTGTTGCTGATCGTGCAACTGATCGGGCTTGGCGATTTCGGTCCGGATTTCGATGGCGACGTCGATGTCGACGGGGCGGATGGGGCCGACCTGATGGGCGGGCTGGCCAGCCTGATCGGGTTGGACCGTTTGCCGCTGGTGGCATGGTTGGCGCTGTTTTGCGCCAGTTTCGGGCTGCTCGGCCTGTCGATTCAGCAATTGCTTGATGGACTGATCGGCGCGCCTTTGCCGGCGCTGCCCGCGACCGCGATGGGCGTGATCGCCGCGCTGCCGGCAACCGGCATCCTCGCACGACCGCTGGCCCGCATCTGGCCACGCGACGAGACCACGGCGGTGTCTATCGACGAATTGTTGGGCCGGCGCGGCACCATCTCCATCGGCACCGCGCGGCGGGGCAGCCCGGCGCGGGCGCAAGTCACCGACCGGTTCGGCCAATCGCATAACGTGATGGTCGAGCCGCACGAGGACGCGATCGAATTCATCGAGGGTGACGAGGTCATGCTCGTCCGCCGTGAGGATCAGGTTTTCTTTGCCATCGGCGGTTCCGAACCGTTCCGGCTAACGCATTAA
- a CDS encoding adenosylmethionine--8-amino-7-oxononanoate transaminase: protein MSSIWHPFTQHGLEEPIPVVERGNGAILYTADGREVIDGISSWWVTTHGHGNPRIAAAIAEQAKKLDQVIFAGWTHEPAEVVAAGLRDIMPDALTRVFFSDSGSTSVEVALKMALGYWRRHNPARQQIVVMEHSYHGDTIGAMSVGARGVFNRAYEPLLFDVVTVPFPHAGAEQGTLDALTAACRNHAAAFIVEPLVLGAGGMLFYPPDVLAEMAEICARHGVLFIADEVMTGWGRTGALLACEQAGVVPDVLCLSKGLTGGAIPLAVTMAQEAIYEAHYSTDRADMFFHSSSYTANPIACAAAAANLSIWREEPVRGRIAALGEKQQERLDRLAAALPIRNVRRCGTIAAFDVPGEDGYLANAAPRLMAYFRENDVLLRPLGNTVYVMPPYCITDAQLDRVYAVIEAGVRSLG from the coding sequence ATGAGCTCGATCTGGCATCCGTTTACCCAACATGGGCTGGAAGAACCGATCCCCGTGGTTGAGCGGGGGAACGGTGCGATCCTCTATACCGCCGACGGACGAGAGGTGATCGACGGCATCTCGTCATGGTGGGTCACGACCCACGGCCACGGAAACCCGCGCATTGCGGCGGCGATTGCCGAGCAGGCGAAAAAGCTGGACCAAGTGATCTTCGCTGGCTGGACCCACGAACCGGCGGAAGTAGTCGCGGCGGGGCTTCGCGACATCATGCCCGATGCGCTGACGCGGGTCTTCTTCTCCGATTCCGGCTCAACCAGTGTCGAAGTCGCGCTGAAAATGGCGCTTGGCTATTGGCGGCGGCACAATCCGGCGCGGCAGCAGATCGTGGTGATGGAGCACAGCTATCACGGCGACACCATCGGCGCGATGTCGGTGGGCGCACGCGGCGTGTTCAACCGCGCGTATGAGCCTTTGTTGTTCGACGTCGTCACCGTGCCGTTCCCGCATGCCGGGGCCGAGCAGGGAACGCTCGACGCCCTGACCGCAGCGTGTCGCAACCATGCCGCTGCCTTTATCGTTGAGCCGCTGGTGCTGGGCGCAGGGGGCATGCTGTTCTATCCGCCCGACGTTCTGGCCGAGATGGCCGAAATTTGCGCGCGGCATGGTGTGCTGTTCATCGCGGACGAGGTCATGACCGGCTGGGGCCGCACCGGTGCGCTGCTGGCTTGCGAACAGGCGGGCGTGGTGCCCGATGTTCTTTGCCTGTCGAAAGGTTTGACCGGCGGGGCGATCCCGCTGGCCGTGACAATGGCGCAGGAGGCGATCTACGAAGCGCATTACTCGACCGACCGGGCCGACATGTTCTTCCATTCGTCCAGCTATACCGCCAACCCCATCGCCTGCGCGGCGGCGGCGGCGAACCTTTCGATCTGGCGCGAAGAGCCGGTGCGGGGTCGGATCGCGGCTTTGGGCGAGAAACAGCAGGAGCGGCTGGACCGACTGGCTGCCGCGCTACCGATCCGCAACGTCCGCCGTTGCGGCACCATCGCTGCGTTCGATGTGCCTGGCGAGGACGGATACCTCGCCAACGCGGCGCCACGCCTGATGGCGTATTTCCGCGAAAACGACGTGCTGTTGCGCCCGCTGGGCAACACGGTCTACGTCATGCCGCCCTATTGCATCACCGATGCCCAGCTGGACCGGGTCTATGCGGTGATCGAAGCGGGCGTCCGCTCGCTGGGTTAG
- the asnB gene encoding asparagine synthase (glutamine-hydrolyzing) produces MCGIAGLWSPHYDDQTETHTKLMADRMYHRGPDGYGFLHDPDNGLAMVHTRLSIIGLDSGTQPIHGREDDGTGHLKLTVNGEFYDYKRIRGLLRTDGYWFNTRSDSEIAMKLYHKHGLDFVHHLRGEFAFALFDEQKQQLILVRDRFGIRPLYYHKGEKGMFWGSEIKAMLAHPDVPRKVCPKAQLHQMMQVMVPGMTLFEDIHALKPGHMVIVTRKGDDYEVEERRYWDAEFPLEGEHDDLPDEEHIENVRRALVESITLRLEADVPVACYLSGGIDSCSILGMAAAIQQSPVKAFTISFDDDRYDEAHIATEMAEMAGADQDILNIKAVDLYGENFEKAVYYSERTFYNTLGVAKMLMSEHVRKVGYKVVITGEGSDELFGGYAQFKADYFLHDPAYAETAAGEDMKKRNAIFSGSVLAEKQISHPAFEEVMGFTPSWIQPWMLVLERVKPLLSDEFKAKLGDYDPVAAIAYSLDKSMLDGRHVLDKVQYSWIKTMLEGQILNWGGDRVDMANSLESRPAFLDHHVAELALRIPPHVRIRDGIEKWVVREAMKHVLPEVLYKREKFAFMAPPAHTDRAKAAEIDKLIEKWLSSAEIAEHGIFDEAKLRRSIEDYRKSDDHAQNTRKDIILNHAIALHAIDELIEG; encoded by the coding sequence ATGTGTGGCATCGCCGGGCTGTGGAGCCCCCACTACGACGACCAGACCGAAACCCATACGAAGCTGATGGCGGACCGGATGTATCACCGCGGCCCCGACGGGTACGGTTTTCTGCACGATCCCGACAACGGGCTGGCGATGGTGCACACGCGCCTGTCGATCATCGGCCTGGATAGCGGGACGCAGCCGATCCACGGGCGCGAGGATGACGGGACGGGGCACCTGAAGTTGACCGTCAACGGCGAATTCTACGACTACAAGCGCATCAGGGGCCTGCTGCGCACCGACGGGTACTGGTTCAACACGCGGTCGGATTCAGAGATCGCGATGAAGCTGTATCACAAGCACGGGCTGGATTTCGTCCACCACTTGCGCGGCGAATTCGCCTTTGCGCTGTTCGACGAACAAAAGCAGCAGCTGATCCTGGTCCGCGACCGGTTCGGCATCCGCCCACTATATTACCATAAGGGCGAAAAGGGCATGTTCTGGGGCAGCGAGATCAAGGCGATGCTTGCCCACCCCGATGTGCCGCGCAAGGTCTGTCCCAAGGCGCAGCTTCACCAGATGATGCAGGTGATGGTGCCGGGCATGACCCTGTTTGAGGATATCCACGCGCTGAAGCCCGGCCACATGGTGATCGTGACGCGAAAAGGCGACGATTACGAGGTCGAGGAGCGTCGCTATTGGGACGCGGAGTTCCCGCTGGAAGGCGAGCACGACGACCTGCCCGATGAGGAGCACATCGAGAACGTCCGTCGCGCGCTGGTGGAATCGATCACCCTTCGGCTGGAGGCCGACGTTCCGGTCGCCTGCTATCTTTCGGGCGGGATCGACAGCTGCTCGATCCTCGGCATGGCCGCCGCGATCCAGCAGTCGCCGGTCAAGGCCTTCACCATCAGTTTCGACGATGACCGCTACGACGAAGCGCATATCGCCACTGAGATGGCCGAGATGGCGGGTGCGGATCAGGACATCCTGAACATCAAGGCCGTCGATCTCTACGGAGAAAATTTCGAGAAGGCGGTCTATTACTCCGAACGCACGTTCTACAACACGCTCGGCGTCGCCAAGATGCTGATGAGCGAACACGTGCGCAAGGTCGGCTACAAGGTCGTTATCACTGGCGAGGGCAGCGACGAACTGTTCGGCGGTTATGCCCAGTTCAAGGCCGATTATTTCCTGCACGACCCCGCCTATGCCGAGACCGCAGCGGGCGAGGACATGAAGAAGCGCAACGCGATCTTCTCCGGCTCGGTGCTGGCCGAAAAGCAGATCAGCCACCCCGCCTTCGAGGAAGTGATGGGCTTCACTCCGTCCTGGATTCAGCCGTGGATGCTGGTGCTGGAACGCGTAAAGCCGCTGCTGTCGGACGAATTCAAGGCGAAGCTGGGCGACTATGACCCGGTCGCGGCGATCGCTTATAGCCTCGACAAGTCGATGCTCGATGGTCGCCACGTGCTCGACAAGGTGCAGTATTCGTGGATCAAGACGATGCTGGAAGGGCAGATCCTGAACTGGGGCGGCGACCGGGTGGACATGGCGAACAGCCTCGAAAGCCGTCCGGCCTTCCTCGACCACCACGTTGCCGAACTGGCCCTGCGCATTCCGCCTCATGTCCGCATCCGCGACGGTATCGAAAAGTGGGTCGTACGTGAGGCGATGAAACACGTCCTTCCCGAAGTGCTCTACAAGCGCGAGAAGTTCGCCTTCATGGCCCCGCCCGCGCATACCGATAGGGCAAAGGCGGCGGAAATCGACAAGCTGATCGAGAAGTGGCTATCGAGCGCGGAAATCGCCGAGCACGGCATCTTCGACGAGGCGAAGCTGCGCCGGTCTATCGAGGATTATCGCAAGAGCGACGACCATGCCCAGAACACGCGCAAGGACATCATCCTGAACCACGCGATCGCGCTGCACGCCATTGATGAACTGATCGAAGGCTAG